One genomic window of [Clostridium] scindens ATCC 35704 includes the following:
- a CDS encoding glycosyl hydrolase family 18 protein, with translation MLIYTVKPGDTVDSIAAAYGIPVSTIVYLNQIPYPYRLAIGEALLLPTPAGISSPRSSIYAGGYAYPFISPWVLRETLPYLSYLYIFSYGFTMEGELIGPLLDDAWMIDTARAFGTAPILTLTPFGPDGRFNNSLISQVVNDLDARRRLKDAIVEQITTRGFQGLDIDFEYILANDRDAFVDFVAYMQEAVSALGYPTSVALAPKTSDTQTGLLYEGKDYRRLGETADYVLLMTYEWGYTYGPPMAVAPLNKVREVVEYAVTVIPPSKIHLGIPNYGYDWTLPFVRGTSRARTIGNVEAVQLAISRGAAIQFDDIAQSPFFRYWSNGTEHEVWFEDVRSLNRKFDLVEEFGLRGVSYWQIMQLFRANWLLLADRFNLTHQL, from the coding sequence ATGCTCATCTATACCGTTAAGCCAGGAGATACCGTGGACAGCATTGCTGCCGCCTATGGCATTCCTGTTTCTACAATTGTCTATCTGAACCAGATTCCCTATCCATACCGGCTTGCCATAGGCGAAGCCCTGCTGCTTCCAACGCCTGCGGGTATCTCTTCTCCCCGCTCTTCAATCTATGCAGGCGGATATGCCTATCCCTTTATCAGCCCGTGGGTTCTTCGGGAGACGCTCCCTTATCTCTCCTATCTCTATATATTTTCCTATGGATTTACAATGGAAGGGGAGCTGATCGGGCCTTTGCTGGATGACGCCTGGATGATTGATACCGCCAGAGCCTTTGGTACAGCGCCAATTCTTACCTTGACGCCTTTTGGGCCGGACGGACGTTTTAACAATTCCTTGATTTCCCAGGTTGTGAATGACCTGGATGCCAGAAGGCGGCTTAAAGATGCGATTGTGGAGCAGATCACGACCCGAGGATTCCAGGGGCTGGACATCGACTTCGAATATATCCTCGCCAATGACAGGGATGCCTTTGTAGATTTCGTCGCCTATATGCAAGAAGCCGTAAGCGCCCTCGGGTATCCAACCAGCGTCGCTCTGGCACCGAAGACCTCGGATACCCAGACCGGGCTTCTCTATGAGGGCAAAGACTACCGGAGGCTGGGCGAGACTGCGGATTATGTCCTTTTAATGACTTACGAGTGGGGCTACACCTACGGGCCCCCCATGGCAGTCGCCCCACTTAATAAGGTCCGGGAGGTGGTGGAATATGCGGTCACCGTGATCCCCCCTTCCAAGATCCATCTGGGGATACCCAACTATGGTTATGACTGGACGCTGCCCTTCGTGCGAGGCACCTCCCGCGCCCGCACCATCGGCAATGTGGAAGCCGTGCAGCTGGCCATTTCCCGAGGCGCGGCCATCCAATTTGACGATATCGCCCAGTCTCCTTTCTTCCGCTACTGGTCCAACGGAACAGAACACGAAGTGTGGTTCGAAGATGTCCGCAGCTTGAATAGGAAATTTGACCTT
- a CDS encoding FeoA family protein — translation MKYCRHMADLSPGDRAVVTDICMNTDMRRRLQDMGLIEGTLVECVGISPLGDPCAYLIRRTVIALRKEDASQVRIRLVA, via the coding sequence ATGAAGTATTGCAGGCATATGGCGGATTTAAGCCCGGGGGATAGGGCTGTTGTGACAGACATCTGCATGAATACGGATATGCGCAGACGTCTGCAGGACATGGGGCTGATAGAAGGAACTCTGGTAGAATGCGTGGGTATCAGCCCTCTTGGAGATCCATGCGCATATTTGATTCGCAGGACGGTAATTGCGCTTCGCAAGGAGGATGCCAGCCAGGTGAGGATCAGGCTGGTCGCATAG
- a CDS encoding M23 family metallopeptidase — protein sequence MHINEKQGAMLEVFLLCLMLAGGGILSWNRGDADTESQVRSVRQESSEEKVKDPGTSGKERAQEEEKDYIKWVEFNVTCEAMKKAYQYDLDSYGKDPHLHWVDLLAILGTKYGGDFTRYQEEDLADIAEKLLDGSQTVEEMTKDMEYYPYYREAYGAVLDGMVGEFQYVHPKKKVYGLKAYSPIAKEFPYSDYDDFGVSRSYGYKRNHLGHDMMGQVGTPVIAVESGYVSAFGWNQYGGWRIGINSFDGRRYYYYAHLRQNRPYAEGLKEGAVVQAGDVIGYIGRTGYSTEENTNNIDEYHLHFGLQLIFDESQREGNNEIWVSCYELTRFLSQNRSEVQRDDETKEWTRVRQIKDPEAIRYRNEQKEKSGTEQ from the coding sequence ATGCATATAAACGAGAAGCAGGGGGCCATGCTGGAAGTTTTCCTTTTATGCCTTATGCTGGCAGGAGGAGGCATTCTAAGCTGGAATAGGGGGGATGCCGATACGGAGAGCCAGGTAAGGTCTGTCCGTCAGGAGAGTTCTGAAGAAAAAGTAAAGGATCCGGGCACTTCTGGAAAGGAGCGGGCACAGGAAGAAGAGAAGGATTACATAAAATGGGTGGAATTCAACGTAACTTGCGAGGCAATGAAGAAGGCGTACCAGTATGATCTGGATAGTTATGGAAAGGATCCGCATCTTCATTGGGTGGATCTTCTGGCAATTCTAGGCACCAAGTACGGTGGAGACTTCACCAGGTACCAGGAGGAAGATCTGGCGGATATCGCCGAAAAACTGCTGGATGGAAGCCAGACGGTTGAGGAAATGACGAAGGATATGGAGTATTATCCCTACTACCGGGAAGCATACGGCGCGGTCCTTGACGGGATGGTGGGGGAATTCCAGTACGTACATCCGAAGAAGAAGGTTTATGGACTGAAGGCCTACAGCCCGATTGCGAAGGAATTTCCCTATTCGGATTATGATGACTTTGGCGTGTCCAGAAGTTATGGATATAAGAGAAATCATCTGGGGCATGATATGATGGGGCAGGTAGGAACGCCTGTGATCGCCGTGGAATCCGGCTATGTATCAGCGTTTGGATGGAACCAGTATGGTGGCTGGCGCATCGGTATAAACAGTTTTGACGGCAGGCGCTATTATTACTACGCCCACTTAAGGCAGAACCGCCCTTATGCAGAAGGTTTAAAAGAAGGAGCGGTGGTGCAGGCAGGGGATGTCATCGGATATATTGGCAGAACCGGCTACAGCACGGAAGAGAATACGAATAACATCGATGAGTATCATCTGCATTTTGGCCTGCAGTTGATTTTTGACGAATCCCAAAGGGAAGGAAATAACGAGATATGGGTCAGCTGCTACGAATTGACCAGATTTCTTTCCCAGAACCGCTCGGAAGTACAGCGCGATGATGAAACGAAGGAATGGACCCGCGTCCGCCAGATAAAGGACCCGGAGGCAATCCGCTATCGGAACGAGCAAAAAGAAAAATCAGGGACAGAGCAGTAA
- a CDS encoding YibE/F family protein: MRLKKKMPYRERIRRFYRRFWWQLWLLAALAAAAIFAFHNEGLYDTPVGKIVKVDTQQSGTATNYNSLSENDSEPVYRQKMTVKILNGRHKGKRVTVAGEYDYTGMDKEAYRRGDKVFLSLSGEDKISSASIKGVKRDQYAVLLAVILAYLVIILGKGRGILSLCSIGMNIVIFLYGLARYEAGDDLMGICVAMIVALTVLTLFLVNGVNRRSLVAILSALATAALTMEIFLLAMEYGGEIDYAALDYVAGGQDLESIFIASVAIAGLGAVMDVAVSIAAALNELILKDPGISVKSLARSGREIGHDIMGTMINVLLFTYICGLIPLMIMKMKNEVSLLTIVRLQIPFEISRFLIGGIGIVLAIPVSIALSSIILKIGRKKT, from the coding sequence ATGAGATTAAAGAAGAAGATGCCTTACCGGGAGCGCATACGAAGGTTCTACAGGCGTTTCTGGTGGCAGCTGTGGCTTCTGGCGGCGCTGGCCGCAGCGGCTATATTTGCGTTCCATAACGAAGGGCTCTATGATACGCCCGTGGGAAAGATCGTGAAGGTTGACACGCAGCAGTCGGGAACGGCTACCAATTATAATTCCCTGTCTGAGAATGACTCGGAACCTGTCTACCGCCAGAAGATGACGGTGAAGATACTCAATGGCAGGCATAAAGGAAAGCGAGTTACGGTGGCGGGAGAATACGACTATACAGGCATGGATAAGGAAGCATACAGGAGGGGAGACAAGGTGTTCCTAAGTCTCTCGGGAGAAGACAAGATATCTTCTGCCAGCATCAAAGGGGTGAAAAGAGACCAGTACGCCGTTCTACTGGCAGTCATCTTGGCCTATCTTGTCATCATCCTTGGCAAAGGAAGGGGGATTCTCTCCCTGTGCTCCATTGGCATGAATATTGTCATCTTTCTCTATGGGCTGGCCCGCTATGAGGCGGGGGATGACCTTATGGGGATCTGCGTGGCCATGATCGTGGCACTCACGGTGCTGACCTTGTTCCTGGTAAATGGAGTGAACCGCCGATCGCTGGTGGCGATTCTATCCGCGCTTGCGACGGCCGCCCTGACGATGGAAATTTTTCTTCTGGCTATGGAATATGGAGGAGAGATAGACTATGCGGCTCTTGACTATGTGGCGGGAGGACAAGATCTGGAATCCATCTTTATCGCAAGCGTGGCTATTGCCGGACTCGGAGCAGTAATGGATGTGGCGGTGTCCATTGCGGCTGCTTTGAATGAACTGATCTTAAAGGATCCCGGGATCTCTGTAAAGAGTCTGGCCCGCTCAGGAAGAGAGATCGGGCATGACATCATGGGGACCATGATCAATGTATTGCTTTTTACCTATATCTGCGGGCTGATTCCGCTTATGATCATGAAGATGAAGAATGAGGTAAGCTTGCTGACGATCGTTCGCCTGCAGATACCTTTTGAAATCAGCAGATTTCTGATCGGAGGCATCGGAATCGTGCTGGCAATCCCAGTCAGCATCGCATTGTCCTCCATAATACTGAAGATAGGGAGGAAAAAGACATGA
- a CDS encoding YibE/F family protein produces the protein MIYILAAVFFLLLLIVGGDRGAVSLITLVGNMLVFLAAVVAMAARIHPILVTVAGSVAVNCITILYQNGTGKKSISALLSVGAVMLALLVFVFWIGGKMHIGGLNEIDMKSDLSLYYSFNIHVDMRMVCISMIIIGLLGAVMDSAVAISSSIYEVYDNNPDLGTKELFESGIAMGKDVMATTLNTLNFAYIGEALMLILYLRQYHYSLVSMLNAKAFLQDFACIVISAIGCILVIPVCAGITAKILKEQ, from the coding sequence ATGATCTATATTCTGGCGGCTGTATTCTTCCTCCTTCTGTTGATTGTAGGGGGAGACAGAGGCGCGGTATCTCTGATAACCCTGGTTGGAAATATGCTGGTATTTCTGGCGGCCGTGGTGGCGATGGCAGCCCGGATCCATCCAATCCTCGTGACGGTGGCAGGAAGCGTGGCAGTCAACTGCATCACCATCCTCTATCAGAACGGAACCGGGAAGAAGTCCATCTCCGCACTTTTATCCGTAGGGGCGGTCATGCTGGCACTTCTGGTATTCGTTTTCTGGATTGGGGGGAAGATGCACATTGGCGGATTGAATGAGATTGATATGAAGAGTGATCTGAGTCTGTACTATTCCTTTAATATCCATGTGGATATGCGGATGGTATGCATATCCATGATTATCATCGGGCTACTGGGAGCGGTGATGGATTCGGCGGTTGCCATTTCCTCCTCCATCTATGAGGTGTATGACAACAACCCTGATCTGGGGACGAAAGAACTGTTTGAGTCTGGAATTGCCATGGGCAAGGATGTGATGGCGACCACGCTGAATACGCTGAATTTTGCCTATATAGGGGAGGCGCTGATGCTGATATTGTACTTGAGGCAGTACCATTATTCCTTGGTGTCCATGCTGAATGCCAAGGCATTCCTCCAGGACTTTGCCTGCATCGTGATCAGCGCCATAGGCTGTATTCTTGTGATTCCGGTATGTGCCGGGATCACCGCCAAGATCCTGAAGGAGCAGTAA
- a CDS encoding MgtC/SapB family protein, giving the protein MAFTMNIQLIYFLRLLGAALCGAMIGYERESHMKMAGIRTHAIVALASSLMMLISKYGFYDILFMEHIGLDPSRIAAGVVTAVGFLGAGVIFTRHMNVMGITTAAGIWATVGIGMAFGAGMYILSAASTLLILLFQLLFHTRFLHPRSSSIEQITILVDGSEDIKVLLTDIFATKKIKISNITAKRVDAATLEIRLYVRFPEAYDIYDIFQLLKEYPQIKSIDI; this is encoded by the coding sequence ATGGCTTTTACAATGAATATTCAACTGATCTATTTTCTGCGTCTTTTGGGGGCAGCCCTTTGCGGCGCCATGATCGGCTATGAGCGGGAAAGCCATATGAAGATGGCCGGCATCCGTACTCATGCTATCGTGGCTCTGGCCTCCTCCTTAATGATGCTCATATCCAAATATGGATTCTACGACATACTCTTTATGGAGCATATCGGGCTTGACCCCTCCCGTATTGCTGCCGGAGTGGTTACTGCCGTCGGCTTTCTGGGGGCCGGCGTCATCTTCACCCGCCACATGAATGTAATGGGCATCACCACTGCTGCCGGAATCTGGGCAACGGTAGGCATCGGCATGGCGTTCGGCGCAGGCATGTATATCTTAAGCGCCGCTTCCACCCTGCTCATCCTCCTGTTTCAACTTCTGTTCCATACCCGATTCCTCCACCCCAGAAGTTCATCCATCGAGCAGATCACCATCCTGGTAGACGGATCCGAGGACATCAAGGTCCTATTAACTGACATCTTTGCCACTAAGAAGATAAAAATCTCCAATATTACTGCCAAGCGTGTGGACGCAGCAACATTGGAGATCCGGCTGTATGTACGCTTCCCTGAAGCCTACGATATCTATGATATATTTCAATTACTAAAGGAGTATCCGCAGATCAAGTCCATCGACATCTGA
- the udp gene encoding uridine phosphorylase, translating into MINYSEDKDRQYHIQVAQGEVGRYVILPGDPKRCAKIAEHFEEPRLIADSREYVTYTGYLEGEKVSATSTGIGGPSASIAMEELARVGADTFIRVGTSGGMALDVKSGDVVIASGAIRMEGTSKEYAPIEYPAVADIQVTNALIQAAKKQGQDYHVGVVQCKDAFYGQHSPETKPVGYELKNKWDAWVKCGCLASEMESAALYIVGSCLRVRVGTVLLVMANQERAKKNLPNPVAHDVEAPIRTAIEALKTLIREDKKQD; encoded by the coding sequence ATGATTAATTACTCTGAAGATAAGGACAGGCAGTATCATATCCAGGTAGCGCAAGGAGAAGTGGGAAGATACGTGATCCTACCGGGAGATCCGAAACGCTGCGCAAAGATCGCGGAACACTTTGAGGAACCCAGGCTCATAGCTGACAGCAGGGAATATGTGACCTATACCGGCTATCTGGAAGGGGAAAAGGTAAGCGCAACTTCCACCGGCATCGGAGGGCCGTCCGCGTCCATCGCCATGGAAGAACTTGCAAGAGTCGGAGCGGATACATTTATCCGGGTAGGCACTAGCGGCGGCATGGCTCTGGATGTAAAGAGTGGGGACGTGGTGATCGCCTCCGGGGCAATCCGGATGGAGGGAACGAGCAAAGAGTATGCCCCCATCGAATATCCGGCAGTTGCGGACATCCAGGTGACCAATGCCTTGATCCAGGCAGCAAAGAAGCAGGGGCAGGATTACCACGTAGGCGTGGTGCAGTGCAAAGACGCTTTCTATGGGCAGCATTCGCCGGAAACCAAGCCAGTGGGCTATGAGTTGAAGAATAAATGGGATGCCTGGGTCAAATGCGGATGCCTGGCATCAGAGATGGAGTCGGCCGCCCTATATATCGTGGGCAGCTGTCTGAGAGTCAGGGTCGGCACGGTGCTTTTGGTGATGGCCAATCAGGAGCGAGCGAAGAAGAACCTCCCCAATCCAGTGGCACATGACGTGGAGGCACCTATCCGCACGGCGATCGAGGCGCTTAAGACGCTGATCAGAGAAGATAAGAAGCAGGATTAA
- the deoD gene encoding purine-nucleoside phosphorylase yields MGTPHNAAEKGEIASTVLMPGDPLRAKYIADTYLEDARCFNTVRNMLGYTGTYKGREISVMGGGMGMPSIGIYTYELYHRYEVEAIIRIGSAGALRDDIQLKDVVIGMGACTDSNYAAQYQLPGTFAPIADYRLLEKAVNTARVQGVNVKVGNILSSDIFYNDDDEVNAKWRKMGVMAVEMEAAALYMNAARAGKKALCMLTISNHLFRQESISASERQSGFGQMMEIALEL; encoded by the coding sequence ATGGGAACACCACATAATGCAGCAGAAAAAGGAGAGATAGCCAGCACGGTACTGATGCCGGGAGACCCGCTTCGGGCGAAATACATCGCAGATACTTATCTGGAAGATGCCAGGTGCTTTAATACGGTGCGGAACATGCTGGGATATACAGGAACTTATAAAGGCCGGGAAATCTCAGTTATGGGGGGCGGCATGGGGATGCCGTCCATCGGAATCTATACGTATGAACTTTATCATAGGTATGAGGTGGAGGCAATCATACGGATTGGCTCTGCCGGCGCGTTAAGGGACGATATCCAGTTGAAGGACGTGGTGATCGGCATGGGAGCCTGCACGGATTCCAATTATGCCGCACAGTACCAGCTGCCCGGCACATTTGCGCCGATCGCAGATTACAGGCTGCTTGAGAAGGCGGTGAATACCGCAAGGGTCCAAGGAGTCAACGTGAAGGTGGGAAATATCCTGTCCTCTGATATTTTTTACAATGATGACGATGAAGTAAATGCGAAATGGAGGAAAATGGGCGTGATGGCTGTGGAGATGGAAGCGGCGGCCCTCTATATGAACGCGGCCCGGGCAGGGAAGAAGGCGTTATGCATGCTGACCATCTCAAACCATCTGTTCCGGCAGGAGAGCATAAGCGCCAGCGAACGGCAGTCAGGATTCGGACAGATGATGGAGATCGCGCTGGAATTATAA
- a CDS encoding cytidine deaminase, giving the protein MKLQESMREELIRRAFGVLEYAYAPYSKFKVAAALLTKSGKIYTGCNIENAALSPGNCAERTAIFKAVSEGEKDFAAICIVNEDAQGNHDYCPPCGVCRQVMMEFCDPGEFTIILAKDEGDYQAHMLAELLPLGFGPGNLKKQTDDDLVD; this is encoded by the coding sequence ATGAAGTTACAGGAAAGCATGAGAGAGGAACTGATCCGCCGGGCATTTGGAGTACTGGAATATGCCTATGCTCCTTATTCTAAATTCAAGGTGGCAGCAGCCCTCCTTACCAAGAGCGGGAAGATCTATACTGGCTGCAATATCGAAAATGCGGCGTTAAGCCCGGGAAACTGCGCGGAGCGGACTGCGATCTTCAAGGCGGTAAGCGAGGGGGAGAAAGACTTTGCCGCCATCTGCATCGTGAACGAGGATGCGCAGGGGAATCATGACTACTGCCCGCCCTGCGGCGTGTGCCGCCAGGTCATGATGGAATTCTGTGATCCCGGCGAATTCACGATTATTTTGGCGAAGGACGAAGGCGATTATCAGGCGCATATGCTGGCAGAATTGCTGCCTCTCGGATTTGGCCCCGGGAACCTAAAAAAACAGACAGATGACGATTTAGTTGATTAA
- the leuB gene encoding 3-isopropylmalate dehydrogenase has translation MNLNIGVIKGDGIGPEIVTEAMKVLDKTAEKYGHACKYTQLLLGGASIDVHGIPLTDETVKQAKACDAVLMGSIGGDAKTSPWYRLEPSKRPEAGLLKIRKELNLFANLRPAILYDELKDACPLKEEITEGGFDLMIMRELTGGLYFGERRTEEIDGVLTAFDSLTYNENEIRRIAKRAFDIAMKRGRKVTSVDKANVLDSSRLWRKVVEEVAKDYPEVALEHMLVDNCAMQLVKDPKQFDVVLTENMFGDVLSDEASMVTGSIGMLASASLNETKFGLYEPSGGSAPDIAGKGIANPIATILSAAMMLRFSFDLDQEADAIEEAVNKVLKEGCRTIDIMSEGKTQVGTAEMGSLIAERI, from the coding sequence ATGAACCTGAATATTGGAGTGATAAAAGGGGATGGAATCGGGCCGGAGATTGTGACGGAAGCAATGAAGGTTCTGGATAAAACTGCAGAGAAATACGGCCACGCCTGCAAGTATACCCAGCTTTTGCTGGGCGGGGCCTCCATAGACGTACATGGGATTCCGCTGACTGACGAGACGGTGAAGCAGGCAAAAGCATGCGACGCAGTGCTGATGGGCTCCATCGGAGGAGATGCAAAGACTTCACCCTGGTATCGGCTGGAACCGTCCAAAAGGCCGGAGGCAGGACTTTTAAAGATTCGTAAGGAACTGAACCTTTTCGCCAACTTAAGGCCAGCCATCCTGTATGATGAACTGAAGGACGCATGCCCGCTAAAGGAAGAGATTACCGAGGGCGGCTTTGACCTGATGATTATGCGGGAACTGACCGGCGGGCTGTATTTCGGAGAGCGCAGGACAGAAGAGATCGACGGCGTCCTGACTGCCTTTGACTCCCTTACATATAATGAGAATGAGATTCGCCGTATCGCAAAGCGGGCGTTCGATATTGCCATGAAGCGCGGCAGGAAGGTGACAAGCGTAGATAAGGCAAACGTGCTGGATTCCTCCAGGCTCTGGAGAAAGGTCGTGGAAGAAGTGGCTAAGGATTATCCGGAGGTTGCGCTGGAACACATGCTGGTAGATAATTGCGCAATGCAGCTGGTGAAGGATCCGAAGCAGTTTGACGTGGTACTGACGGAGAATATGTTCGGCGATGTCCTGTCGGATGAAGCCAGCATGGTCACCGGCTCCATTGGGATGCTGGCAAGCGCGAGCCTGAATGAGACCAAGTTCGGACTCTATGAGCCAAGTGGCGGCTCAGCCCCGGACATTGCCGGCAAGGGCATTGCCAATCCAATCGCCACTATTCTGTCCGCGGCAATGATGCTGCGGTTCAGTTTCGATCTGGACCAGGAAGCAGATGCGATCGAGGAGGCAGTTAACAAAGTCTTAAAAGAAGGCTGCCGTACCATTGATATCATGTCAGAGGGCAAGACCCAGGTAGGAACCGCGGAAATGGGAAGCCTGATCGCGGAGCGTATATAA
- the ilvD gene encoding dihydroxy-acid dehydratase, producing the protein MKSDTVTKGKQQAPHRSLLNALGLTPEEMERPLVGIVSSYNEIVPGHMNLDKIVNAVKQGVAMAGGTPIVFPAIAVCDGIAMGHIGMKYSLVTRDLIADSTEAMALAHQFDALVMVPNCDKNVPGLLMAAARINVPTIFVSGGPMLAGHVKGKKTSLSSMFEAVGANAAGLITDDDLLEFENKTCPTCGSCSGMYTANSMNCLTEVLGMGLGGNGTIPAVYSARIRLAKQAGMKVMELWEKNIRPRDIMTEDAILNALTVDMALGCSTNSMLHLPAIAHEIGMDFEIDFANGISEKTPNLCHLAPAGPTYIEDLDEAGGVYAVMAELNKKGLLHTDCLTVTGKTVGENIKDAVNKDPQVIRPIDNPYSQTGGLAVLKGNLAPDGSVVKRSAVVEEMLVHVGPARVFDCEEAAIEAIKGGKIVAGDVVVIRYVGPKGGPGMPEMLNPTSAIAGMGLGSSVALITDGRFSGASRGASIGHVSPEAAVGGPIGLVEEGDMIKIDIPNLKLELDISEEEMAKRKQAWQPRKPKVTTGYLARYASMVTSGNRGAILEIPKN; encoded by the coding sequence ATGAAAAGCGATACAGTTACAAAGGGAAAGCAGCAGGCGCCCCACCGTTCATTGTTGAACGCCCTGGGCCTGACGCCGGAGGAGATGGAGCGGCCGCTGGTTGGAATTGTCAGTTCTTATAATGAGATCGTGCCGGGGCATATGAACCTGGATAAGATTGTAAATGCAGTGAAGCAGGGGGTTGCCATGGCAGGCGGAACGCCGATCGTATTTCCGGCCATCGCCGTATGCGACGGGATCGCCATGGGACATATCGGCATGAAATATTCTCTGGTAACCAGAGACCTGATTGCGGATTCCACGGAAGCCATGGCTCTGGCCCACCAGTTCGACGCTCTGGTCATGGTTCCCAACTGTGACAAGAATGTGCCGGGACTTTTGATGGCGGCAGCCAGAATCAATGTACCTACCATATTCGTAAGCGGCGGCCCTATGCTGGCAGGCCATGTCAAGGGAAAGAAGACCAGCCTTTCCAGCATGTTTGAGGCAGTTGGAGCCAACGCGGCGGGCCTGATCACGGACGATGATCTTCTGGAATTCGAGAATAAGACCTGTCCTACCTGCGGATCCTGTTCCGGCATGTACACAGCCAACAGTATGAACTGTCTGACGGAAGTACTTGGCATGGGACTTGGCGGCAACGGAACCATTCCGGCAGTCTACTCTGCAAGGATCCGACTTGCGAAGCAGGCAGGCATGAAGGTCATGGAACTGTGGGAGAAGAATATCCGCCCAAGAGACATTATGACAGAGGATGCCATCCTCAACGCGCTGACGGTGGATATGGCCCTGGGCTGCTCTACCAACAGCATGCTGCATCTTCCGGCAATCGCCCATGAGATTGGCATGGATTTTGAGATTGACTTTGCGAATGGAATCAGCGAAAAGACCCCGAACCTCTGCCACCTGGCACCGGCAGGGCCTACCTACATAGAAGACCTGGATGAAGCCGGCGGCGTATATGCGGTGATGGCGGAACTGAATAAGAAAGGGCTCCTCCATACCGACTGCCTGACGGTTACCGGCAAGACGGTGGGTGAGAACATCAAAGACGCGGTGAATAAGGATCCGCAGGTAATCCGACCCATTGACAATCCATACAGCCAGACGGGAGGACTTGCGGTACTCAAAGGCAATCTGGCGCCGGATGGCAGCGTGGTAAAACGCTCTGCGGTCGTAGAAGAGATGCTGGTGCATGTTGGCCCGGCAAGAGTATTTGACTGCGAAGAGGCCGCAATCGAAGCGATCAAAGGCGGCAAGATCGTGGCGGGAGACGTGGTAGTTATCCGCTATGTGGGCCCGAAAGGCGGTCCGGGCATGCCGGAGATGCTGAATCCCACTTCTGCCATCGCAGGCATGGGACTTGGATCCAGCGTGGCGCTGATCACGGACGGACGCTTCAGCGGAGCCTCCAGAGGCGCATCCATCGGCCATGTATCGCCGGAAGCGGCAGTGGGAGGCCCGATCGGACTGGTGGAAGAAGGAGACATGATTAAGATTGATATCCCAAACCTGAAGTTGGAACTGGATATATCCGAGGAAGAGATGGCGAAGAGAAAGCAGGCATGGCAGCCTAGAAAGCCGAAGGTAACCACAGGATATCTGGCAAGATACGCCTCCATGGTAACTTCAGGAAACAGAGGAGCTATCCTGGAAATACCGAAGAATTAA